In one window of Caballeronia sp. TF1N1 DNA:
- a CDS encoding response regulator transcription factor, with amino-acid sequence MALRILLADDHAIVRRGVAQLLIERELASEVIEAGTGVQALALAARHAPDVAMLDISLPDVNGLDVLKRLKRDMPRLPVLMFSMHREDQYAVRALKAGAAGYLSKTADPALMIGAIQQVAAGRKYVSPEMAEALANYVSLGSECMPHEQLSDREFQTLCMLASGKRLTDIARALSLSVKTVSVYRARLLDKMQLANNAELTFYVMSHRLIDMNPAIAG; translated from the coding sequence ATGGCGCTGCGCATCCTGCTCGCCGACGACCACGCCATCGTGCGCCGTGGCGTCGCGCAATTGCTGATCGAGCGCGAGCTGGCCTCGGAGGTGATCGAAGCCGGAACCGGCGTGCAGGCGCTCGCACTCGCCGCGCGCCACGCGCCCGACGTGGCGATGCTCGACATTTCGCTTCCCGATGTGAACGGTCTCGACGTGCTCAAGCGCCTGAAGCGCGACATGCCGCGTCTGCCAGTGCTGATGTTTTCGATGCATCGCGAAGATCAATATGCCGTGCGCGCGCTCAAGGCCGGCGCGGCGGGTTATCTCTCGAAGACGGCGGACCCGGCGCTCATGATCGGCGCGATCCAGCAAGTCGCGGCGGGCCGAAAGTACGTGAGCCCGGAAATGGCGGAAGCGCTTGCGAACTACGTTTCGCTTGGTTCGGAATGCATGCCGCACGAGCAACTCTCTGACCGCGAATTCCAGACGCTGTGCATGCTGGCTTCGGGCAAGCGGCTCACGGACATCGCACGCGCGCTTTCGCTGTCGGTGAAAACAGTGAGCGTTTATCGGGCGCGCTTACTCGACAAGATGCAGCTTGCGAACAACGCCGAACTGACCTTCTATGTGATGAGCCATCGCCTCATCGACATGAACCCGGCAATAG